The DNA region tctcagcaactaaaggtcgtatcaacaaagtccaaataagcaaaatatagagaattttctcagcttttcaaaaatatttttttcaaaactgggcaaacatgtgcactaatttaaaaaaatgaaaaactgcgactattttcaaaaaagtcacttaaatatggctataacttgaaaacggtgcactttatcaaaatttctgtaaagtactttttgattgcaaatttgattttacatcgaaaaatgaagttgaaaaatttttacgaccaaaatttcgattttttgaaaaaatcagtattgattaaaaaattcataactcggtcagtgattttttgcacaaccttgaaatttctgaaaagttggcattttatgccttctaaaacatatcaaaaaataaaaaaaattaaaaatagtgtttttttgtaaatcaagttttagtgataaaatgttaaataaaaaaatcaccaaattttttttaccgtgtattatttttttccagtgtagtccgtatccatacctacaactttgccgaagacaccaaatcgatcaaaaaaatccttcaaaagatactgatttttgaattttcatacatcatttttgtatggacagctgccgaatttgtatggaaaattatatggacaaactaatgatgcaaaatggcttctttgggcataccgaaggcaccaaaaaagtttcagtcggattaaaaaatacaaaaaaaaatcgaatgaccgaaatcctagagaactgctcttatataaaataattatgttGATAGCTATTTGCATCaagaagatagtaatttatgttAATACGCAGAAATTATTTCCAATATTatggtacagtatgtaaaaaaagtatttacaccccttgggcactatgcacattttgtgatgaaacatgtaaacaatttaatgttgacataaacctagtactacgttttgttcagaaactcatgccgaacattttgctgcaaaaagctcatgaaaagatgttttctataaaaagttatataacaaatactattacaaaaataaaaatggtgcaaaaaagtttgtacacctttcgaaaaattaacataaataaagttatttgttgacaaatcaccataaatcctgtctcccaactccaaataggcatccttgactgattaaaataatttggattgattataaagtttactaattacttagtataaaagtttatataactctggaaattcaatataaaacttatctaaacttaattttgcaaactttcaatttaactaaatgtcaatatattaccatagaattgctaaataaacattttggagtgggtataacaccattttgggggtctttgtatcgctagaatagatttttcgttggaatttcgtaccaacccggaattacgtcgtcgaaaaatccgccggcatccgaaccggtccacaattcacaagttaacctatgtggcatcggaaagggcataaaatttccgatcttttgatacccagacatctaggttttctataaaacccacgtttttaaatacctgggcgaaaagtaagtttgatccacgagaacaaaaattacgaaattccatacatttttggcagattgctcaaacgaaaccataacaacgtttttgcctaggtatttaaaaacgtgggttttatagaaaacctagatgtatgggtatcaaaagatcggaaattttatgccctttccgatgccacataggttgacttgttaaatttggaccggttcgaatgtcggcggattttccgacgacgtaattaagggttggtacgaaattccaacgaaaaatctattctagcgatacaaagacccccaaaacggtgttatacccactccagaatgtttatttagcaattctatggtaatatattgacatttagttaaattgaaagtttgcaaaattaagtttagataagttttatttagaatttccagagttatataaacttttatactaagtaattagtaaactttatattcaatccaaattatatttttaatcagtcaaggatgcctatttggagttgggagactggatttatggtgatttgtcaacaaataactttatttatgttaatttttcgaaaggtgtacaaacttttttgcaccatttttatttttgtaatagtatttgttatataactttttatagaaaacatattttcatgagctttttgcagcaaaatgttcggcatgagtttctgaacaaaacgtagtactaggtttatgtcaacattaaattgtttacatgtttcatcacaaaatgtgcatagtgcccaaggggtgtaaatactttttttacatactgtattttcTTTCTTATTAAAGAAATGaggttaaaacataaaaaactaacttaatccacgtATGTGGTTGGTGCCCTCCTCACTCTTTACTTAAATTCACAACacaagactcgttggaaaagtctttcaattacctatacaacgatgggtcggacgaCGGATCCAAaaatagtttacaaacaaataagtgagatccggctttataaaagtacataaatatcacttaagtggtcttacttgagacaggattgccagatcttcaatagtTCAGGTAATTTTTAAAGCAGGATTATAGCTTTGCCTCAGTGAAGAAGGCATAACGAAAAATTAGGTCAAAACATCCGATCTATCAGATATTTATCGAACATGTTTCACATTGCTTCATTGAATCGAAGTTCTTCAAGGTCAAAATCAACAATACGATGAACGCCTTTTCTCACAAAACAATCGACATGAAATCTCAAACAAGTTTGTGTCAACCGGCTGTCCACATTGATTGATCCCAAAGGCCCTCCCAGTCAAAATGTCGATGAACCTCAacccacactcacacacacatattGCACGACTAAATCGAACTCGGTAGATCATTAAGATCAACCGGTTTCAGTCGCGCCCGGTGAAAAGGTCTCCTCCTTCGAGCCCAAAGGACACCGCGGACTGCCTTATGCAAATCGCGACCAAAATCAAGTTTTCTTTCGCGCCGAAAGTCGACCACCCCGTTTTTTAGGGTGTTTCAAAAGGTGAGAATAGCTTTTAGGTTTATTGACTTTTACGAACGGGCGAAGGTTACGGCTTGATTTCATGACTGAGTTGATCCACCACTTGAATCGTCTTTTCGGCCGTGGCCTCGTCTGGTTTGGCCGGTCTTTTCACGCCGTCCTGGCGGGGCTCGTCGGTTCGACCTTCGAGGATGGCCTCCTCGAAGTAGTGGGTTGCGTTCTGGTTGGGGTGCAGGCTCCAGTCCGGAACGTAGTGCCGGATGATGTAGTCCAGCAGGTAGGTTAGGTAGTGCACCAGCCGAACGACGTCGGGACTGGTTGGGGGGTGTTCGGCCTCGGGGTTCTGAGCAGGTGCGGCGAAGGTGTGCCCGCTAGGCTGTAATGTAGCGTAACTTCCTGACGTGGTGTTCTGAGCAAGCATTAGAGCGATCTTACCCCGTTGATCACGATGCTGAGGATCACCATCAGAGCGATTACCGTACTCATTGCCAAGATTTAAGTTGTAGCTATACGACTGCAAGTTGCAGCCTAGAACATGGAATCTGAATTATTTATCGCAATCAAAGCCAGGGTGACGCGGGACAAGGTATCTCGTTGTTCAGCTGAACAAACTGTCAGCTAGGGCAAACATGAGCGAACTATTTGCACAATCCAACGTGATCCTCGCGATCGCGGCATCGCGAACCATTGAGGCATCACTTGGCGAGGCTGTTTGGTTTGATGATGTTCCACAAAAAGGCAGAAAAGCCCCAATTTTGGCCGGTTGAAACCTAAAGCACACAAAAACCGTGCAGATTAGCCTCAATTTGGTCGGATTGTCGACGAGAAAAAAATCGATTCAACAAATTGGATAAGTGAAACCGAAACCGCGCATCACTTACAAAGGTGAACGGATTTTGTACCATACACGCTTCTAATGGGGCTGTAAAATTTGTTCGCGATTCAGGCTGGCTTTCGGGGCGAATCGAACTGTTTTTGTAAGGAGAAGATCGGACACCAGTTTGTAACCATTGAATAGGCACCTTGAGCTAGGAGTAAGTAGATTATTTTGTGTAAACAgtctttaaaataaaagtataatttgtaactGTCTAACAGAGTCAATTCAATCAACCCCTCATATACCTAACCAGTCACACTTTTTATCGACCCATGCAAGTAGACTCCTCCCAAGGTAATCCAGTTCCAGTTCGTGAAGTTTCGCAAAGCCGCTGGCGTCGCCAACGAGATTAACTTGCTGCACTTCTCAACGCTCCATCGGCCGGCACCAGTTGACCCGTGGTCTCCCCCTTCTCTTCCAACCAGGGCATGCCCACAAaacttgttcaaattgttcgTGATTGAGAGCAAACCAGTACCGTCGGCGGTTCGACTGTTGGATGGCACGCGATTTTGGTAGTTGATTAAATTTTATGGAGGTATTTTCGAATTTATTTAAAGCTAAAACTTAGAAAACgataaaacatcaaatttatcATGCTTAAACTTAACAAAATTGTTCAAGTTCTGAATGTGAAGGGAGTTGAGCTGAATAACTTAACAGCTCAATCAGCGGACATTGTGTTCACGTGCGCAAACAGAGACAGAGGGTTGAGTTTGTTCTGACATCTGAAAACTGATGTAATAACACGGTTCCAAGGCATCAACTACGGAGTCTCTTGGTGATTGCCTTGCCAAAGCAGGAAACACTCCGGGTGACTCAATCGATCTCAATGTTGATTTTAAATGTGACGAAAATATATATTGTATTGATATCATAGGCTGAAAAGGCCTTTTggaaaaagtaatttaaaattttaacttttcagatttatttagtaattctataGAATCCGTATACGGAACTCCATTTCCTTCCAATGAAGGTAGATACCTAGCTCTGGTAAGTTTGCAATACGACGTCTGACCTCCGACACTTATTTGAAGTTTGCTttgaaacaatcaaaattttcattgcTTTTGGTTAAGAGCATTTAAAGGACGTGCAGATGaacaattcaaagcatttttgaactagaaaattcgtaaattgatcTAGAACCaatgaaatactttaaaaacaagAATTGAATATTAACAATTTACCAGCATCAATTCGGAAAACTATTCAAATAATGTtatcaaaataacaaataatatcAACTCATGAAATAGGGGCAAAAGTGAAGTAAAAAAGTAGTAAATagtaaaaaagttattttacaaaaaatggctCGCTTAAACTTGGGACCTATTCcaccaaaaaattttgaaaaaattcgaaacttcgtttttttctgaAGGAATTGTGGTTTCTGTTCAATTTGGtgacttatgcaattttgttGATCAATAGTAGGacctgtagggattatgggttgcaggattgaatatgtaataaattattaaatgagtatttattataagattgatataattcataaataagagttaagagcgcaacaaaaagtgcgcaccttcatgaatattgccttgttagctgattgtggattgagtgcgagagcgcgctagcgagctgcgagagagaacaacgagcgagaaaacaacgagatgcgcgcggccggcgaaagagagaatgaagattgtcaaatcagttttgtggttaatttctgtggaataagacgtgttgtttgttaattgcaaaatatctgtgtttttattataaagaaagtccccgatcacgacaatggcacagtccggtaagtcgaaccttttgagtcatgaaagatcatttgttttgcttgaattgttgtgttgtgaaatccaacagttttgtttacctgccaggatgcaggtccaaagtttcgctttgttgttttgcctgtgttttgaaacaggtagatttttgcttgaacttgttatttgaaattgatgaaaggcataaaactatctgcgataattgacggtcttgaatttaatgaatgatttgcttgttgttgtgatattgggaacgaatgttttgttttgaagtagtaagtttggcttttcgttgtgataattgaaaaccaatgttttattctaagtttatggtggaatttgaaggcaaataatttgctcgaaattttattgtttttgtacaatcccatttttgctttagatttgattgttgttgttttgattgacgtccaatgttttgtttttaatttgatgcaatgtataattgttgt from Culex quinquefasciatus strain JHB chromosome 3, VPISU_Cqui_1.0_pri_paternal, whole genome shotgun sequence includes:
- the LOC6053943 gene encoding uncharacterized protein LOC6053943; this translates as MSTVIALMVILSIVINGPSGHTFAAPAQNPEAEHPPTSPDVVRLVHYLTYLLDYIIRHYVPDWSLHPNQNATHYFEEAILEGRTDEPRQDGVKRPAKPDEATAEKTIQVVDQLSHEIKP